The proteins below are encoded in one region of Rhodothermales bacterium:
- a CDS encoding transposase, giving the protein MRAFSLDLRQRVLDAALRGDHTERAVAAAFGVSLGFVQKLKRRWRTAGTAAPVEQRRGPTPALSDEDLAALAEHVREAPDATDDERRAWLAAERGVEVSRPTVNRALARLGLTLKKRRSGPPSATGRT; this is encoded by the coding sequence ATGCGCGCCTTCTCGCTCGACCTCCGCCAACGCGTCCTCGACGCCGCCCTCCGCGGCGACCACACCGAACGAGCCGTCGCCGCCGCCTTCGGCGTCAGCCTCGGCTTCGTCCAGAAGCTCAAGCGCCGGTGGCGCACGGCCGGTACGGCCGCCCCCGTCGAGCAGCGCCGGGGGCCGACCCCGGCCCTCTCCGACGAGGACCTCGCCGCGCTGGCCGAGCACGTCCGCGAGGCCCCCGACGCCACCGACGACGAGCGCCGGGCATGGCTGGCCGCCGAGCGGGGAGTCGAGGTCAGCCGGCCGACGGTGAACCGGGCGCTCGCTCGGCTCGGGCTCACGCTCAAAAAAAGACGCTCCGGGCCTCCGAGCGCGACCGGGAGGACGTAG